One genomic segment of Candidatus Bipolaricaulota bacterium includes these proteins:
- a CDS encoding cation transporter, with protein sequence MNDLPGRAVSDSGVRVTLLGTLVNVILLAAKLLGGILTGSIGLIADGMHSGSDLATDLVVLGGIQLGRRKPDSSHPYGHGRYETIAGGVVAAGLIIVGAYLAGKAGAALYSHRTSYPGFAVIIIAVGSILAKEWIARLTLRAAARANSTALRANAWHHRSDALSSMAVLLGGIGGMVGFGHADQIAGIVVGLMVIAAGAHTIGDVLHELSEGSLSLPERRQIEEAIIQIPGVRSFHNLRTRRVGREVFVDLHVLVDPRLSVLEGHRISMQVEDAIKRAYRYPVNVLVHVEPDTPELIAHNLDD encoded by the coding sequence ATGAACGATCTTCCCGGACGAGCCGTGAGCGATTCCGGGGTGCGGGTGACCCTCCTCGGAACCCTGGTGAACGTCATCCTTCTTGCCGCAAAGCTCCTTGGAGGAATTCTCACCGGATCGATCGGACTGATCGCCGATGGAATGCACTCCGGCTCCGATCTCGCCACCGACCTCGTCGTGCTCGGCGGGATCCAACTGGGAAGGCGCAAACCGGATTCATCTCATCCTTACGGGCATGGGCGTTACGAGACGATCGCGGGTGGGGTCGTCGCCGCGGGCCTGATCATCGTTGGAGCATACCTCGCCGGGAAGGCGGGAGCAGCCCTGTACTCACATCGCACTTCTTATCCTGGATTCGCGGTCATCATCATCGCTGTCGGATCGATACTGGCCAAGGAATGGATCGCTCGTCTCACCCTCCGGGCCGCTGCCCGCGCCAACAGTACGGCGCTCCGTGCCAACGCCTGGCACCACCGCTCAGACGCCCTCTCCTCGATGGCGGTCCTACTCGGTGGGATCGGGGGAATGGTCGGGTTCGGGCACGCCGATCAGATCGCTGGAATAGTCGTGGGGCTGATGGTCATCGCTGCCGGGGCGCACACCATAGGGGATGTGTTGCACGAACTGAGCGAGGGGAGCCTCTCCCTGCCCGAACGGCGACAGATCGAGGAGGCGATCATCCAGATCCCAGGAGTGCGTAGCTTTCACAACCTGCGCACCCGCCGCGTGGGGCGGGAGGTGTTCGTCGACCTTCACGTCCTCGTCGACCCGAGGCTATCGGTCCTCGAGGGGCACCGCATCTCGATGCAGGTAGAAGACGCGATCAAGCGCGCCTACCGGTATCCGGTGAACGTCCTCGTGCACGTAGAGCCCGACACTCCGGAGCTCATCGCCCACAACCTTGACGACTAA
- the amrA gene encoding AmmeMemoRadiSam system protein A — protein MKGWIMLMLFVGLIGAGLWNESKLPQARLPELSDTDKRFLLSLARRQLESVITTGRGITVDRGSIPENVQVPAACFVTLNEDGMLRGCILDSFTPHEPMYKNVMRNVVLAATSDPRFPPVRPAELPKIEIEISVLDRPKPLSFSGPDDLLRKLHPGVDGVILKTRTGSSTYLPQVWETFPDPVDFLSSLCEKQGADPNCWRSDPPPTVEIYHVIHFSESDLGDER, from the coding sequence GATGAAGGGGTGGATTATGCTCATGTTATTCGTCGGATTGATCGGGGCGGGACTGTGGAATGAGAGTAAGCTCCCACAGGCGCGCCTGCCAGAGCTCTCGGACACGGACAAACGGTTCCTCTTGAGCCTAGCACGACGCCAGTTGGAATCGGTGATCACCACCGGGAGGGGGATCACTGTCGATCGGGGGTCAATCCCGGAGAACGTGCAGGTCCCGGCGGCTTGTTTCGTCACTCTGAACGAGGACGGGATGTTGCGGGGATGCATACTCGATTCGTTCACCCCGCACGAGCCGATGTACAAAAACGTGATGCGCAACGTGGTCCTGGCCGCGACGAGCGATCCCCGATTTCCGCCGGTGCGGCCGGCGGAGCTTCCCAAGATCGAGATAGAGATAAGCGTGCTCGATCGGCCGAAACCGCTCTCTTTCTCCGGACCGGATGACCTTCTGCGAAAACTGCATCCCGGGGTGGACGGGGTGATCCTCAAGACGCGTACCGGGTCATCGACCTACCTCCCGCAGGTGTGGGAGACCTTCCCCGATCCGGTTGACTTCCTCTCCAGCCTGTGCGAGAAGCAGGGAGCTGATCCCAACTGCTGGAGGAGCGATCCCCCTCCTACGGTGGAGATTTACCATGTGATCCACTTTTCGGAAAGTGATCTGGGGGATGAGCGCTGA
- a CDS encoding methylated-DNA--[protein]-cysteine S-methyltransferase, with translation MSSRAGVRLIDLHGMSPAVLASRLKARLAHGGNRDAVAQLFEYFSGSRRQFDLPLDLRGTAFQLAVWEKLLGVPYGETISYGELALEIGKPTAARAVGAAVGANPIPIIVPCHRVIGKTGGLVGFGGGLDLKRRLLALEGVILD, from the coding sequence ATGTCATCGCGGGCCGGGGTACGGTTGATCGACCTGCACGGCATGTCCCCAGCTGTGCTCGCCTCCCGGCTTAAGGCTCGGCTTGCCCACGGAGGGAACCGGGATGCCGTGGCCCAGCTTTTCGAATATTTCTCCGGGTCCAGGAGGCAATTTGACCTTCCGCTCGATCTACGCGGGACCGCGTTTCAGCTTGCGGTGTGGGAGAAATTGTTGGGGGTGCCGTACGGCGAGACGATCTCTTACGGCGAATTGGCGCTCGAAATCGGAAAACCGACGGCAGCCCGAGCGGTTGGCGCGGCGGTCGGCGCAAACCCGATTCCGATCATCGTCCCGTGCCACCGCGTGATCGGCAAAACCGGGGGGCTCGTCGGGTTCGGGGGTGGGCTCGATCTGAAGCGCCGGCTCCTTGCCCTCGAGGGAGTGATCCTGGATTAG